The following are from one region of the Bradyrhizobium septentrionale genome:
- a CDS encoding dihydroorotase has protein sequence MNQHFDTILKSGTVVNQDGEGVRDIGIVGGRIAAIGSLGQASAGEVIDCKGLHILPGVMDTQVHFREPGLTQKEDLETGSRSAVMGGVTAVFEMPNTNPLTVTEEAFTDKIKRGHHRMHCDFAFFIGGTRENVQDLPELERAPGCAGVKVFIGSSTGALLVEDDESLRRIFQVIRRRAAFHAEDEYRLNERKPLRIEGDPRSHPVWRDETAALMATERLVNLARETGKRIHVLHISTKEEILYLRDHKDVASCEATPHHLTMAAPECYERLGTLAQMNPPVRSADHRAGIWYGIEQGIIDVLGSDHAPHTLEEKAKTYPASPSGMTGVQTLVPLMLDHVNAGRLSLARFVDLTSAGPARLFNIACKGRIAAGYDADFTVVDLKRSETITNKWVASRAGWTPYDGVRVQGWPVGTFVRGKRVMWQGELTTPSLGEPVRFLETLKQ, from the coding sequence ATGAATCAGCATTTTGACACCATTCTAAAATCCGGCACCGTGGTCAATCAGGACGGCGAGGGCGTGCGCGATATCGGTATCGTGGGCGGCCGCATCGCCGCGATCGGCTCGCTCGGCCAGGCCTCAGCCGGCGAGGTGATCGACTGCAAGGGCCTGCACATCCTGCCCGGCGTGATGGACACCCAGGTGCATTTCCGCGAGCCCGGGCTGACGCAGAAGGAAGACCTCGAGACCGGCTCGCGCAGCGCCGTGATGGGCGGGGTCACCGCTGTCTTCGAGATGCCGAACACCAACCCGCTGACCGTCACCGAAGAGGCGTTCACCGACAAGATCAAGCGCGGCCACCACCGCATGCATTGCGATTTCGCGTTCTTCATCGGCGGCACCCGCGAGAACGTGCAGGACCTGCCGGAGCTCGAGCGGGCGCCGGGCTGTGCCGGCGTCAAGGTGTTCATCGGCTCCTCTACCGGCGCGCTCTTGGTCGAGGACGACGAGAGCCTACGGCGGATCTTTCAGGTGATCCGGCGCCGCGCCGCGTTCCATGCCGAGGACGAATACCGCCTCAACGAGCGGAAGCCGCTGCGCATCGAGGGCGATCCGCGCTCGCATCCAGTGTGGCGCGACGAGACCGCAGCGCTGATGGCGACCGAGCGTCTGGTCAATCTCGCGCGCGAGACCGGCAAGCGCATCCATGTGCTGCACATCTCGACTAAGGAAGAAATCCTGTATCTGCGCGACCACAAGGATGTCGCCTCCTGCGAGGCGACGCCGCACCATCTCACCATGGCCGCGCCGGAATGCTACGAGCGGCTCGGCACGCTGGCGCAGATGAACCCGCCGGTGCGCTCGGCCGATCACCGCGCCGGCATCTGGTACGGCATCGAGCAGGGCATCATCGACGTGCTCGGCTCCGACCACGCGCCGCACACGCTGGAGGAGAAGGCCAAGACCTATCCGGCCTCGCCGTCGGGCATGACCGGCGTGCAGACGCTGGTGCCGCTGATGCTCGATCACGTCAACGCCGGGCGGCTGTCGCTGGCTCGGTTCGTCGATCTCACCAGCGCGGGGCCGGCACGGCTGTTCAACATCGCCTGCAAGGGCCGCATCGCGGCGGGCTATGACGCCGACTTCACCGTGGTCGACCTCAAGCGCAGCGAGACCATCACCAACAAATGGGTCGCTTCGCGCGCGGGATGGACGCCCTATGACGGCGTGAGGGTGCAGGGCTGGCCGGTCGGCACCTTCGTGCGCGGCAAGCGGGTGATGTGGCAGGGCGAACTGACGACGCCGTCGCTCGGCGAGCCGGTCCGGTTCCTCGAGACGCTGAAGCAGTAA
- a CDS encoding SOS response-associated peptidase: MCGRFVITSPPAALREMFGYIEQPNFPPRYNVAPTQPIPVVLLQNGGRHFQLMRWGLIPSWVKDPRTFSLLINARSETVREKPAFKNAIKRRRALIPADGYYEWQDAGGRKRPFFIHRRDGHPLAFAALAETWMGPNGEEQDTVAIVTAPASPDLAQLHHRVPVAIRPEQFARWLDCLPNDVDDVMPMLKGPDVGEFAWHQVTMRVNAVANDDAQLLLPMSAEEIAAEDAPQPKKIAPRKAAVREDDGQGSLF, translated from the coding sequence ATGTGCGGACGCTTTGTCATAACCTCGCCGCCGGCGGCCTTGCGCGAGATGTTCGGCTATATCGAGCAGCCGAATTTTCCGCCACGGTATAATGTTGCGCCGACCCAGCCGATCCCGGTGGTGCTGTTGCAGAATGGCGGCCGGCATTTTCAGTTGATGCGCTGGGGCCTGATCCCGTCCTGGGTCAAGGACCCGCGGACGTTCTCGCTGCTGATCAACGCCCGCTCCGAGACGGTGCGGGAGAAGCCTGCGTTCAAGAACGCGATCAAGCGGCGCCGCGCGCTGATCCCGGCCGACGGCTATTACGAATGGCAGGATGCCGGCGGCCGCAAGCGGCCGTTCTTCATCCATCGCCGCGACGGTCACCCGCTCGCCTTCGCCGCGCTTGCCGAGACCTGGATGGGCCCGAACGGCGAGGAGCAGGACACCGTCGCGATCGTCACCGCGCCCGCAAGCCCCGACCTCGCGCAACTGCATCATCGCGTCCCGGTCGCGATCCGGCCCGAGCAATTCGCGCGCTGGCTCGATTGCCTGCCCAACGACGTCGACGACGTGATGCCGATGCTGAAAGGGCCCGATGTCGGCGAGTTCGCCTGGCACCAGGTAACGATGCGGGTCAATGCCGTCGCCAATGACGATGCTCAATTGCTGCTGCCGATGAGTGCGGAAGAGATCGCCGCGGAAGATGCGCCGCAGCCGAAGAAGATAGCGCCGCGCAAGGCGGCTGTGCGGGAGGACGACGGGCAGGGGTCGTTGTTTTGA
- a CDS encoding NUDIX hydrolase: MTSPEPPIRPQLAVSGAIFRDGKVLLVRRARSPGKGFYSLPGGRVEFGETLHTALHREIDEETGLRVEILGLAGWREVLPTGPGTGHYMIMTFAARWASREPVLNDEHDDFKWLAPEAIGDLKVTGGLHEVIAAARRLV, encoded by the coding sequence TTGACCTCTCCTGAACCTCCGATCCGCCCGCAGCTCGCCGTCTCAGGCGCGATTTTTCGCGACGGCAAGGTGCTGCTGGTGCGCCGCGCCCGCTCGCCCGGAAAAGGCTTCTATTCGCTGCCGGGCGGCCGGGTCGAGTTCGGCGAGACGCTGCACACCGCCCTGCACCGGGAGATCGACGAGGAGACCGGCCTCAGGGTCGAAATCCTGGGCTTGGCCGGCTGGCGCGAGGTGCTGCCGACCGGCCCCGGCACCGGGCACTACATGATCATGACATTCGCGGCGCGCTGGGCGTCCCGCGAGCCAGTCCTCAATGACGAGCACGATGATTTCAAATGGCTGGCGCCGGAGGCGATCGGCGACCTCAAGGTCACCGGCGGTCTTCATGAGGTCATTGCGGCCGCCCGGCGGCTGGTTTGA
- a CDS encoding YgfZ/GcvT domain-containing protein has translation MKAAFLPDRGVVKVSGEDARNFLNGLITTDVEQLRPGQARFGALLTPQGKIIVDFLITEIPTGHGGGFLIDAPRPLAKGLADKLGFYKLRAKVVVENLSDSLGVLAAWGGEPAAIPDLAFADPRNPALGWRILIPQDLTQKLADLIGADLVDDSAYEAHRIATGVPRGGLDFMYGDAFPHETNMDRLNGVDFDKGCYVGQEVVSRMQHRGTARTRTVKIILDGPSPEAGATILAGDKQVGTIGSTAGEKGLALVRIDRVADALDAGLPLTAGGLALHLAEPGSVRITPKQTVA, from the coding sequence ATGAAAGCAGCGTTTCTTCCGGATCGGGGCGTGGTCAAGGTCTCTGGCGAGGACGCCCGCAACTTCCTCAACGGCCTCATCACGACGGATGTCGAGCAGCTGCGGCCGGGGCAGGCGCGGTTTGGCGCGCTGCTGACGCCGCAAGGCAAGATCATCGTCGATTTCCTGATCACCGAGATACCCACAGGCCATGGCGGCGGCTTCCTGATCGACGCGCCGCGCCCGCTCGCCAAGGGGCTCGCCGACAAGCTCGGCTTCTACAAGCTGCGCGCCAAGGTCGTGGTCGAGAACCTCTCCGACAGTCTCGGCGTGCTGGCAGCCTGGGGTGGCGAGCCGGCGGCGATCCCCGATCTCGCCTTCGCCGATCCGCGCAACCCGGCGCTCGGCTGGCGCATCCTGATCCCGCAAGATCTGACGCAGAAGCTCGCTGATCTGATCGGCGCCGATCTCGTCGACGATAGCGCCTATGAGGCGCACCGGATCGCGACCGGCGTGCCGCGCGGCGGGCTCGACTTCATGTATGGCGACGCCTTCCCGCACGAGACCAACATGGACCGCCTCAACGGCGTCGATTTCGACAAGGGCTGCTATGTCGGCCAGGAGGTGGTGTCGCGCATGCAGCACCGCGGCACGGCGCGCACCCGCACGGTGAAGATCATTCTCGACGGCCCCTCCCCCGAGGCCGGCGCGACAATCCTCGCCGGCGACAAGCAGGTCGGCACCATCGGCTCGACCGCCGGCGAGAAAGGCCTCGCGCTGGTCCGCATCGACCGCGTCGCCGATGCGCTCGACGCCGGCCTGCCGCTGACAGCGGGCGGGCTCGCGCTTCACCTCGCCGAGCCGGGCTCTGTCCGCATCACACCCAAGCAGACCGTCGCATGA
- a CDS encoding TIGR02301 family protein — MIRAFLAVVILMSACLASPARAQDAAAPFDGDLQRLAEILGALHYLRGICGSNEGAKWRNEMQALIDAETPSGDRRARMIAGFNRGYNGFQQTYRSCTPAATVAIRRYIEEGSKISRDLTARYAN, encoded by the coding sequence ATGATCAGAGCCTTTCTCGCCGTTGTGATCCTGATGTCGGCATGCCTTGCCTCGCCCGCCCGGGCGCAGGACGCGGCTGCGCCGTTCGACGGCGACCTGCAGCGGCTGGCCGAGATCCTCGGCGCCCTGCACTATCTGCGCGGCATCTGCGGCTCCAACGAGGGCGCCAAATGGCGCAACGAGATGCAGGCGCTGATCGACGCCGAAACCCCCTCAGGCGACCGCCGCGCCCGCATGATCGCGGGCTTCAACCGCGGCTATAACGGCTTCCAGCAGACCTATCGGTCCTGCACCCCCGCAGCCACCGTGGCGATCCGGCGCTACATCGAGGAAGGCTCGAAGATCTCGCGCGACCTGACGGCCCGCTATGCCAACTGA
- a CDS encoding HAD family hydrolase: MPTDRVIFFDLDGTLTDPKPGITGSIQYALGKLGRPVPSQGELTWCIGPPLRASFALLLGGEELADRAVELYRERFGDVGLFENSVYPDIAEVLAELRERPGRMYVATSKPHVFAARIVAHFGLNGYFDHVFGSELDGTRVNKVDLLAYALEQTGADPAEAVMIGDRSHDVIGAIRNGIRPVGVTYGYGTPEELLEAGASHLCASPRGVLDHIHSSFG; this comes from the coding sequence ATGCCAACTGATCGCGTGATCTTCTTCGACCTCGACGGCACCCTGACCGACCCGAAGCCCGGCATCACCGGCTCGATCCAGTATGCGCTGGGAAAGCTCGGCCGGCCGGTTCCGTCGCAGGGCGAACTGACCTGGTGCATCGGGCCGCCGTTGCGGGCGAGCTTTGCGCTGCTGCTCGGCGGCGAGGAGCTCGCCGACCGCGCCGTCGAGCTCTACCGCGAACGATTCGGCGATGTCGGGCTGTTCGAGAACAGCGTCTACCCTGACATCGCCGAGGTGCTGGCGGAGCTGCGCGAGAGGCCGGGCCGCATGTACGTGGCGACCTCGAAGCCGCATGTGTTCGCGGCGCGGATCGTCGCGCATTTCGGCCTGAACGGGTATTTCGACCACGTGTTCGGCTCCGAACTCGACGGAACGCGGGTCAACAAGGTCGACCTGCTCGCCTATGCGCTGGAGCAGACCGGGGCCGATCCGGCCGAAGCAGTGATGATCGGCGACCGCAGCCACGACGTGATCGGGGCTATCAGGAACGGCATCCGCCCGGTCGGCGTCACCTATGGCTACGGCACGCCCGAGGAGCTGCTCGAGGCCGGCGCCAGCCACCTGTGCGCCTCGCCGCGCGGGGTGCTCGACCATATCCACAGCTCATTTGGCTGA
- a CDS encoding YfbR-like 5'-deoxynucleotidase — protein sequence MTARNSTETARAWQRMLSGRRLDLLDPSPLDIEIVDIAHGLARVARWNGQTSGAHIFSVAQHTLLVEAVMRQQTPRVDIRVRLAALLHDAPEYVIGDMISPFKAVLAGEYKAVEKRLLSAIHIRFGLPAVLADEITQQIKAADRGAAYLEATHLAGFSQAEAKRLFGRDPELPEATERDYLTPWTAARAEKQFLERFKALHAS from the coding sequence ATGACTGCGCGTAACTCGACGGAGACCGCCCGCGCCTGGCAGCGGATGTTGTCCGGACGCCGGCTCGACCTGCTCGATCCGTCGCCGCTCGACATCGAGATCGTCGACATCGCGCATGGACTGGCGCGGGTCGCGCGCTGGAACGGACAGACCAGCGGTGCGCACATCTTCTCGGTGGCTCAGCACACGCTGCTCGTCGAAGCCGTGATGCGCCAGCAGACGCCGCGCGTCGACATCCGCGTGCGGCTTGCCGCACTGCTGCATGACGCACCGGAATATGTCATCGGCGACATGATCTCGCCGTTCAAGGCGGTGCTCGCCGGCGAATACAAGGCGGTGGAGAAGCGGCTGCTGTCGGCGATCCACATCCGCTTCGGCTTGCCTGCCGTGCTGGCGGATGAAATCACCCAGCAGATCAAGGCCGCCGATCGCGGCGCGGCCTATCTCGAGGCGACGCATCTGGCGGGATTTTCGCAGGCCGAAGCCAAGCGGCTGTTCGGCCGCGATCCGGAATTGCCGGAGGCGACCGAGCGCGACTATCTAACGCCGTGGACCGCAGCGAGGGCCGAAAAGCAGTTCCTCGAGCGTTTCAAGGCATTGCACGCGTCGTAG
- a CDS encoding DNA-3-methyladenine glycosylase I, with protein MSRTAQLHPDGKTRCPWPGEDAFYVAYHDNEWGVPEYDDRALYEKLILDGFQAGLSWITILRKRENFRKAFDDFQPEKIARYNAKKVHVLMNDAGIVRNRAKIEGAVASAKGYLEIMEKGPGFSKFLWDFVDGKPKVNQFKTTASVPASTPVSIKVSKELGGRGFKFVGPTIVYAFMQATGMVNDHLVTCFCHEACSGKLRTPRLKTK; from the coding sequence ATGAGCCGTACCGCGCAACTGCATCCCGACGGCAAGACGCGCTGCCCCTGGCCGGGCGAGGACGCGTTCTACGTCGCCTATCACGACAATGAATGGGGCGTGCCTGAGTATGACGACCGCGCGCTCTATGAAAAGCTGATCCTCGACGGCTTCCAGGCCGGCCTGTCCTGGATCACGATCCTGCGCAAGCGCGAGAATTTCCGCAAAGCCTTCGACGATTTCCAGCCCGAGAAGATCGCGCGCTACAACGCCAAGAAGGTGCACGTGCTGATGAACGACGCCGGCATCGTCCGCAACCGCGCCAAGATCGAAGGCGCGGTGGCGAGTGCGAAGGGCTATCTCGAGATCATGGAGAAAGGTCCCGGCTTCTCGAAATTCCTCTGGGACTTCGTCGACGGCAAGCCGAAGGTCAATCAGTTCAAGACCACGGCAAGCGTGCCGGCCTCGACGCCGGTGTCGATCAAGGTCTCCAAGGAGCTCGGCGGACGCGGCTTCAAGTTCGTCGGCCCGACCATCGTCTACGCATTCATGCAGGCGACCGGCATGGTCAACGATCACCTCGTCACCTGCTTCTGCCATGAGGCCTGCAGCGGGAAACTCCGCACACCGCGGCTCAAGACGAAATGA
- a CDS encoding tyrosine phosphatase family protein, translating to MLHVCSLATLSDTVRATGASHVLTVMANVDQVQRPPSVLPANHLKVSMDDIIEQMDGFVAPNETHIEKVLTFVRGWDRRAPMVVHCYAGISRSTASAFVTVCALNPHRDEMSIARLIREASPIAAPNRLIVSLADKALGREGRMLRALDAMGPGSMSVEGRPFHINLE from the coding sequence ATGCTTCACGTCTGCTCGCTCGCCACGCTCTCCGACACGGTTCGTGCCACCGGCGCCAGCCATGTGCTGACCGTGATGGCCAATGTCGACCAAGTGCAGCGGCCGCCCTCCGTGCTGCCGGCCAACCATCTGAAAGTGTCGATGGACGACATCATCGAGCAGATGGACGGGTTCGTGGCGCCCAACGAGACGCATATCGAGAAGGTGCTGACCTTCGTACGCGGCTGGGATCGCCGCGCACCGATGGTGGTGCATTGCTACGCCGGCATCAGCCGTTCGACCGCGAGCGCATTTGTCACCGTCTGCGCGCTCAATCCGCACCGCGACGAAATGTCCATCGCCCGGCTGATCCGCGAGGCCTCGCCGATCGCGGCGCCCAACCGGCTGATCGTCAGCCTCGCCGACAAGGCGCTGGGACGCGAGGGCCGGATGCTGCGCGCGCTCGATGCGATGGGCCCCGGCAGCATGAGCGTCGAAGGCCGCCCCTTCCACATCAACCTGGAATAG